The sequence CTAGAATATGTCTCGAGCAATATAATACACAGCCTTCTCCACCCCCTACCccagagaaaaagagaagagagagatagagagagattAAAAGGAGCTCGTGAGCTACACAGACATACACAAGAAGGaataaaccaaaaaacttcCTCCAAGGAGCCCACATCAAGGCACCATCAGTAGATTAACAAAGGGTGAAGTGAACAGAAGTTGCAATAATTAGGTAcatcttgaaagagaaaaatagcgAGAGACAATGATCCACCATGAAGTAAGGTGTTGACATGAGGTTAAAAACCAAGTGGGGCAAGGCAAATTTGGTCAAGGTTTGATCTTAATTCAACATTGCCTCTTGCTGAATTTTATCTAGCATCTGGTACACAGCTGCAGCTATATCATCAACTGATCCCAACTTGCAATCATCTTCTACCTGCAACAAAATTTTCAACACGTTTTCACtttggagaagaaaaaaaaaattaaccaaaaataTCTAAAGTCTAATAAGGCACCAGCATGGACAAACCTTAACACTAAGAGAGTAGAGAACAACTTCACCGGTGGTAGTAACATTTAGGTGCAAGATTGTGAGGCGCATGGTATGCAAACCAGAAACCAACTTCAAGAGCTGCTTGGGGCGCTTCTTGGATCTTATTTTGAGATTTGCATGGCTTTCCACCATGGTCACTTCTATGTCAGCAATGCCACACTTAACCTCACCCACGTCTTCACCTACGGCTGCAGAATTATCAGagcaaccaccaccaccactagtTGAATACTGAGGAAAGGTGAAGAACTCAGAAAAGGGCATGTTTGTTGCACCACCAGCCTCAGATTTCCCCTCTCCTtctttctgagcaccaagaaaATGCATCCTCTGCTCAAGCTCTTTGACAAAGTTAATAGCACCTCCAATTATAGAAGCTTGATCACCCTTCAATATTCaccaaccaaaccaaacaaacaaacaaaatcagcaaaacccttttatttttgtagcaagcaagcaaagaaacaaacaagTAAGAAATAAGAATGAAGTGAAGTGAAGTACCCTTTGGATATAAGAGTCTGGCATAAGAGAGCGAAGAACAGAAAGATACTCATTCATCTGCTTTCTTCTATTGCGTTCCACAGCAATGTGAGTCATTCTTTGGTTCTCAATTTCTTCTTTGTTCTTTCTGCTTTTGGCTCTGCGCCTCTTGGGACGAGTGTTTAAGCTATCTAAGGTGTTACTGGGGTCAGTAGTAGTGGTTTCTTGAAGTTCATTGTTGAAGTGGGGTAACATAGATGAGGAGGAGCTGGTCCAATTTCCATAAGGGTAATTACTCTCTGGTTGAAAAGTGGAGATAGAAGCACCaccttgttcttcttctttgttgatgttgatgtgTTGCTCATAGTCCCCCCATGAGTTGGGTGAAGTAGCAGCCAACAAGGTGCAGTTGTAGAAGTCCTTATTATTCACTGATCCGTAACCACTACCACCAAAAGGGTCTTGTGATTGTGGAAATACCACTGCCTCTAGTGCCAtggctctctctctccctctggCAAACACATAACAAAACAACTTCAATACCTTCAAGAGGAAGACGATGAAGGGAAAAAACCACACTAGTAGTGTTGTGTTGGGTCCTCTTTGGAACCAGTTTTTGCCTTATAAATCCCCTCTAAAATCGACACTGCTTTGCACGTGAAATACAATTAATTGAATGTTAGATTGAGTAACTTTTCTTtacacagtaaaaaaaaaaacttatctagatggaaaagtgttttttttttttatttttgataaatcaaagtaataagggattttttttagagttt comes from Glycine soja cultivar W05 chromosome 20, ASM419377v2, whole genome shotgun sequence and encodes:
- the LOC114402217 gene encoding transcription factor bHLH96-like — encoded protein: MALEAVVFPQSQDPFGGSGYGSVNNKDFYNCTLLAATSPNSWGDYEQHININKEEEQGGASISTFQPESNYPYGNWTSSSSSMLPHFNNELQETTTTDPSNTLDSLNTRPKRRRAKSRKNKEEIENQRMTHIAVERNRRKQMNEYLSVLRSLMPDSYIQRGDQASIIGGAINFVKELEQRMHFLGAQKEGEGKSEAGGATNMPFSEFFTFPQYSTSGGGGCSDNSAAVGEDVGEVKCGIADIEVTMVESHANLKIRSKKRPKQLLKLVSGLHTMRLTILHLNVTTTGEVVLYSLSVKVEDDCKLGSVDDIAAAVYQMLDKIQQEAMLN